In Pseudoliparis swirei isolate HS2019 ecotype Mariana Trench chromosome 2, NWPU_hadal_v1, whole genome shotgun sequence, the following are encoded in one genomic region:
- the dusp19a gene encoding dual specificity protein phosphatase 19a: protein MQSLTEEIQSFSRTRLRKQCTRVTSLSGRRIIETWKGSTITVVEDPAPPEKMLGYVPDTSWDLQVGVVKPYLLLGSQDAAHDFGTLKKHKVSHILNVAFGVENVFPDLFIYKTVSILDHPDADVLLHIQDCCDFIQLARSEKGAVLVHCNAGVSRAPAVVIGYLMSCEGQSFDAALSLVKSARSASSPNPGFLEQLRNYKTPMMNGSKH, encoded by the exons ATGCAGTCCCTGACTGAGGAGATCCAGAGTTTCTCTCGGACGCGACTGAGGAAGCAGTGCACCCGCGTGACATCACTGAGCGGCCGGCGCATCATCGAGACCTGGAAGGGCTCTACGATCACTGTGGTCGAAGACCCCGCTCCCCCAGAGAAGATGCTGGGTTACGTCCCGGACACGTCCTGGGACCTGCAGGTCGGCGTCGTCAAGCCCTACCTGCTGCTGG gttctcAAGATGCTGCACATGATTTTGGCACTCTGAAAAAACACAAG gtGTCTCACATCCTGAACGTGGCGTTCGGGGTGGAGAATGTGTTTCCTGACCTGTTCATCTATAAAACCGTCAGTATTCTGGATCATCCCGACGCTGATGTGCTGCTTCACATCCAGGACTGTTGTGACTTCATCCAGCTGGCTCGCAGCGAG AAAGGCGCGGTGTTGGTCCACTGCAACGCCGGTGTGTCGCGGGCACCGGCAGTTGTCATTGGCTATCTGATGTCATGTGAAGGCCAGTCCTTTGACGCCGCCCTCTCATTGGTCAAATCGGCTCGTTCCGCCTCGTCCCCCAACCCTGGCTTCTTGGAACAACTGAGGAACTACAAAACGCCGATGATGAACGGATCCAAGCACTGA